One genomic window of Leptotrichia trevisanii DSM 22070 includes the following:
- a CDS encoding aldo/keto reductase — MFYHFSLLYRTIETTGILDYCKENNIAVFSYMVLEQGALSGKYTKKNPLPAGTRRGEAFPPETLAKLEPLFYEMKILGEKYSATIPEIATA, encoded by the coding sequence CTGTTTTATCATTTTAGCTTACTTTACAGAACAATTGAAACAACTGGAATTTTAGATTATTGCAAGGAAAACAATATCGCAGTATTTTCGTACATGGTATTGGAACAAGGCGCTTTATCTGGAAAATATACAAAAAAAAATCCATTGCCAGCTGGAACAAGAAGGGGTGAAGCATTCCCGCCTGAAACTTTGGCAAAATTGGAGCCATTATTTTATGAAATGAAAATTTTAGGTGAAAAATATTCTGCAACAATTCCTGAAATTGCGACTGCTTAG
- a CDS encoding putative quinol monooxygenase, with translation MLLIFNIFELGIKEGEKNAYVAVGKNNITKSVFNDKGTLGMYLVQEKGKPNMTYMFEVYEDEKSYQEHIKSEQYKEFLRQSPTILTNHKKKIQVMPEYMGDKKFVQTRNTRVNYVTVDVKEGFNDAFREIVLDEMKQSIKKEEGVYVIYAATAIGNPNKWYFFEIYENEKAYQKHRKTAHFKKYIEQTENIIENKEFINIEGVILLNKGNLNYVK, from the coding sequence ATGCTACTAATTTTTAATATTTTTGAACTTGGTATCAAAGAAGGCGAAAAAAATGCATATGTGGCAGTTGGTAAAAATAATATTACAAAATCAGTTTTTAATGATAAAGGGACACTTGGAATGTATTTAGTTCAGGAAAAAGGAAAGCCCAATATGACTTATATGTTTGAGGTTTATGAAGACGAGAAAAGTTACCAGGAACATATCAAGTCAGAACAATATAAAGAATTTTTAAGACAATCACCAACAATCTTGACTAATCATAAAAAGAAAATTCAAGTAATGCCAGAGTATATGGGAGATAAAAAGTTTGTGCAAACAAGAAATACTCGTGTAAATTATGTTACAGTTGATGTAAAAGAAGGATTTAATGATGCTTTTAGGGAAATTGTACTTGATGAAATGAAGCAGTCGATAAAAAAAGAAGAAGGTGTTTATGTGATTTATGCTGCAACAGCAATAGGAAATCCGAATAAATGGTACTTTTTTGAAATTTATGAAAATGAAAAAGCGTATCAAAAACATAGGAAAACAGCTCATTTTAAAAAATATATTGAGCAAACGGAAAATATAATTGAAAACAAAGAATTTATAAATATTGAAGGTGTAATACTATTAAATAAAGGTAATTTAAATTATGTAAAATAA
- a CDS encoding LysR family transcriptional regulator: MELRILKYFLMVAKEENITKAAKSLFITQPTLSRQLAQLEEELGVKLFTRSNHKILLTEDGKFLQRRAREILYLTEKTKKELSYDNEIVAGEISIGCGEFLGMNELSKLLSEFQEKYPNVKFDIYSGTAEDIIYRIEHGFLDMGLVFDYINKEKYKFIRLKQIEEWGLLVRKDHKLASNKFIYPEEIKKNR; this comes from the coding sequence ATGGAATTAAGAATTTTAAAATATTTTTTGATGGTTGCAAAAGAGGAAAATATAACAAAAGCAGCGAAATCGCTTTTTATTACACAGCCAACATTATCACGGCAATTGGCACAGCTTGAGGAAGAGCTGGGAGTTAAACTTTTTACGAGAAGTAATCATAAAATTTTATTGACTGAAGATGGGAAGTTTTTGCAGCGAAGGGCGAGGGAAATACTTTATTTAACGGAAAAAACGAAAAAAGAGCTGTCTTATGACAATGAAATTGTTGCTGGAGAAATATCTATTGGATGTGGCGAATTTTTGGGAATGAATGAACTTTCAAAATTACTCTCGGAATTTCAGGAAAAGTATCCAAATGTTAAATTTGACATTTATAGTGGGACAGCCGAAGATATTATTTATAGAATTGAACACGGTTTTTTAGATATGGGACTTGTGTTTGACTATATAAATAAGGAAAAGTATAAATTTATAAGATTGAAACAGATTGAAGAATGGGGACTTTTGGTTAGAAAAGACCATAAATTGGCTTCAAATAAATTTATTTATCCAGAAGAAATAAAAAAGAATCGGTAA
- a CDS encoding carboxymuconolactone decarboxylase family protein — MSKKITAGRDLLGNIAPKFAQLNDDVLFGEVWVREDKLSARDRSLITVTGLMASGILDSSLKFHLKSALENGVTREELAEAVTHLGFYVGWPKAWAVFRLLKEIYSEDGTADPVSSLFGKGDYNEAYAKYFNGKTYLKTLVEPNDTSKVGVHNVVFEPGVINNWHSHSNGQVLLVTDGYGWYQEDGKEAIELHPGDVVNIPKNVKHWHGAAKGSWFTHIALSDGGSTEWFGILSEDEYEKLPKAVNAR, encoded by the coding sequence ATGAGTAAAAAAATTACTGCAGGAAGAGATTTATTAGGTAATATTGCACCAAAATTTGCACAATTGAATGATGATGTTTTGTTTGGAGAAGTTTGGGTAAGAGAGGATAAGTTATCGGCTAGGGATAGAAGTTTGATTACGGTCACTGGACTTATGGCGAGTGGAATTTTGGATAGTTCTTTGAAATTTCATTTAAAAAGTGCTTTGGAAAATGGGGTTACAAGAGAAGAACTGGCAGAGGCTGTTACACATTTAGGATTTTATGTGGGATGGCCAAAAGCTTGGGCTGTATTTCGGCTTTTGAAAGAGATATATTCAGAAGATGGGACGGCTGATCCTGTAAGCAGCTTGTTTGGGAAAGGCGATTATAACGAGGCTTATGCAAAATATTTTAATGGGAAAACTTATTTAAAAACATTAGTTGAGCCGAATGACACTTCAAAAGTTGGTGTTCACAATGTTGTTTTCGAGCCAGGAGTTATAAATAACTGGCATTCTCATTCAAATGGACAAGTATTATTGGTGACTGATGGATACGGCTGGTATCAAGAAGATGGGAAAGAAGCGATAGAATTACATCCAGGAGATGTTGTGAATATTCCTAAAAATGTTAAGCATTGGCATGGAGCTGCAAAAGGCAGTTGGTTTACGCATATTGCCTTGTCAGATGGCGGTTCGACTGAATGGTTTGGAATATTGTCAGAAGATGAATATGAAAAGTTGCCAAAAGCAGTGAATGCGAGATAA
- a CDS encoding flavodoxin gives MDKVLVAYFSATGTTKKVAEKLAKATGGNLFEIKPQVEYTSEDLNWNDKKSRSSVEMNDEFSRPEIENVVENIDDYDTVLVGFPVWWYIPSRIIQTFIEKHNMSGKRIITFATSGGSGIKGSTDFLKKNYSDLNIIEGKRFGWNESLESIGAWAKKL, from the coding sequence ATGGATAAAGTATTAGTGGCTTACTTTTCAGCGACAGGGACAACCAAAAAAGTTGCAGAAAAATTGGCGAAAGCAACTGGGGGAAATTTGTTTGAAATAAAGCCGCAAGTTGAGTATACTTCTGAGGATTTGAACTGGAATGACAAAAAAAGTAGAAGTTCAGTGGAAATGAATGATGAATTTAGTCGTCCAGAAATTGAAAATGTTGTAGAGAATATTGATGATTATGATACTGTATTGGTTGGATTTCCAGTTTGGTGGTATATTCCGTCTCGCATTATTCAGACTTTTATTGAAAAACATAATATGAGTGGAAAAAGGATAATCACTTTTGCGACATCAGGTGGAAGCGGAATAAAAGGCTCGACAGATTTTTTGAAAAAAAATTATTCGGATTTGAATATAATTGAAGGCAAAAGATTTGGTTGGAATGAAAGCTTGGAAAGCATTGGAGCTTGGGCTAAAAAATTGTAA